A single genomic interval of Mangifera indica cultivar Alphonso chromosome 5, CATAS_Mindica_2.1, whole genome shotgun sequence harbors:
- the LOC123216246 gene encoding vacuolar iron transporter 1-like — protein sequence MADNGNGNGHSDDPEKQKLLLEEHEEKHFMSSEVVRDIIIGVSDGLTVPFALAAGLSGAEVASSIILIAGIAEVAAGAISMGLGGYLAAKSEADHYMRELKREQEEIINVPDIEAAECADILAQYGAEPHEYEGVVNALRRNPQHWLDFMMKFELGLEKPDPMRALQSAVTIALSYIMGGLVPLLPYMLIPVATEALVGSVILTILALLIFGFAKGYFTGNQPFKSAMQTAFIGAIASAAAYTIAKVFQR from the exons ATGGCAGAcaatggaaatggaaatggTCACAGTGATGACCCTGAGAAGCAGAAGCTTCTGTTGGAAGAGCATGAAGAGAAGCATTTCATGTCCAGTGAAGTTGTTCGTGACATTATCATCGGTGTCTCCGATGGCCTTACTGTCCCTTTTGCCCTCGCTGCGGGCCTGTCGGGCGCTGAAGTCGCTTCCTCTATCATTCTCATTGCTGGCATAGCTGAAGTTGCCGCTGGAGCCATCTCTATGGGCCTCGGAGG GTATCTAGCAGCGAAAAGTGAAGCTGATCATTACATGAGGGAGCTCAAGAGAGAACAAGAAGAGATCATCAATGTCCCTGACATAG AAGCGGCTGAATGTGCTGATATTCTCGCCCAATATGGGGCTGAGCCCCATGAATATGAAGGTGTGGTTAATGCTTTAAGAAGGAACCCACAACACTGGCTTGATTTCATGATGAA GTTTGAACTGGGATTGGAGAAACCAGATCCAATGAGAGCCCTTCAAAGCGCTGTAACAATTGCTTTATCTTACATAATGGGTGGTTTAGTGCCACTTCTTCCATACATGCTGATTCCGGTAGCCACAGAAGCATTGGTGGGATCAGTGATTTTGACCATTCTAGCGTTGCTGATATTTGGGTTTGCCAAGGGCTATTTTACAGGGAATCAGCCGTTCAAAAGTGCTATGCAAACTGCTTTCATTGGTGCCATAGCTTCTGCAGCTGCCTACACCATAGCTAAAGTTTTCCAGAGATGA